A part of Rhinoderma darwinii isolate aRhiDar2 chromosome 1, aRhiDar2.hap1, whole genome shotgun sequence genomic DNA contains:
- the CCNH gene encoding cyclin-H produces MYHNSTQRKHWTFSSEDEPQRLRVQANTRCRARIRAAGQAHLSDVFNLDPLEELTICKHYDKKMLDFCNAFKPAMPKSVAGTACMYFKRFYLNNSVMEHNPRIIMFTCAFLACKVDEFNVSSVQFVGNLPENPTTQENILEQILEYELLLIQQLNFHLIVHNPYRPFEGYLIDMKTRYPMLENPEVLRKTADDFLHRVALTDACLLFTPSIIALTAVLSSASRAGINMESYLLECLSLKENRETMTHLLDGMRRLKILVSKYEFAKPEEVAMIEKKLEKCHNFEVLSAGNVRKRKGYEDDGYISKKAKMEEEEWSDEDLLGSL; encoded by the exons ATGTATCATAACAGCACTCAGAGGAAGCACTGGACCTTTTCTAGCGAGGACGAGCCGCAGCGCCTCAGAGTCCAGGCCAATACCCGCTGTCGGGCGAGGATACGAGCGGCAGGGCAG GCTCATCTGTCTGATGTGTTTAATCTGGATCCCCTTGAAGAGTTGACCATTTGTAAACATTATGACAAGAAGATGCTGGATTTCTGCAATGCTTTCAAGCCTGCCATGCCTAAATCTGTAGCG ggaACCGCTTGTATGTACTTCAAACGCTTTTACCTGAATAATTCAGTCATGGAGCACAATCCTCGTATAATAAT GTTTACCTGTGCGTTCCTGGCTTGTAAAGTAGATGAATTCAACGTGTCCAGTGTTCAGTTTGTGGGGAACCTGCCAGAAAATCCCACAACTCAAGAGAATATCCTTGAACAAATCTTGGAATATGAATTGCTTCTCATCCAACAGCTGAATTTTCACCTCATCGTGCACAATCCGTATCGCCCATTTGAAGGATATTTAATTGATATGAAG ACTCGATACCCAATGTTAGAAAATCCTGAAGTATTGAGGAAAACAGCTGATGACTTCTTACACCGGGTTGCACTGACTGATGCTTGCCTGCTGTTCACACCATCAATAATTGCTCTGACCGCTGTTCTATCCAGCGCGTCCAGGGCAGGAATTAACATGGAAAG TTATTTATTGGAGTGTCTGTCGCTAAAGGAGAACAGGGAAACCATGACACACTTGCTGGATGGAATGAGAA GACTAAAGATACTGGTGTCAAAATATGAGTTTGCCAAGCCTGAAGAAGTTGCTATGATCGAGAAGAAGTTGGAAAAGTGCCACAACTTTGAAGTTTTATCTGCTGGCAATGT GAGAAAAAGAAAAGGTTATGAAGATGATGGTTATATCTCAAAAAAGGCCAAAATGGAAGAG GAGGAGTGGAGCGATGAAGATCTTCTCGGTTCTTTGTAG